The Crocosphaera subtropica ATCC 51142 genome includes a window with the following:
- a CDS encoding MFS transporter, protein MTSPDTEKLHFTTKLAYGAGDFGPAIAANILVFYLLFFFTNVAGLPPGLAGSILMIGKISDAINDPIVGVLSDKTRTRWGRRLPWILGGMIPFALFYSLQWIIPQFSDDLSANRWGLFAYYVIIGIFFNIAYTTVNLPYTALTPELTQDYNERTSLNSFRFSFSIGGSILSLILYILVSIAYPDDPQRRFFILGLSCSILGIIALLWCSLRIQEKGREPILNLTQKKQLGVVLTGVSLLGIIYAILRLIPATSTFLGGSGNIDYISFFSILSSLLLLGFGCSLLFAEVENHLVNQEAKQTRQDNQDQINLSFFQQLKIVFNNRPFLFVIGIYLCSWLAVQLTASILVYFVVSYMNLGEDTSGLVALAVQGTALIMLFLWQAVCQKLDKKIVYFMGTGIWIIAQIGLFLLQPGQVTLMFILAILAGFGVSVAYLIPWSMVPDVIELDELETGQRREGVFYAFMVLLQKFGLALGLFLVGVVLEAAGFVEQIPGEPIPTQPETALFAIRIAVAPLPAIILIIGLILAYFYPITREVHAEIRLKLKEKHQTEREQL, encoded by the coding sequence ATGACATCACCTGATACTGAGAAACTCCATTTTACCACAAAATTAGCCTATGGTGCTGGTGATTTTGGTCCTGCGATCGCTGCTAATATTTTAGTCTTTTATTTATTATTTTTCTTTACTAATGTGGCTGGTTTACCACCGGGTTTAGCTGGCAGTATTTTAATGATTGGGAAAATTTCTGATGCGATTAATGATCCCATTGTTGGAGTATTAAGTGATAAAACTCGCACTCGTTGGGGTCGTCGTCTTCCTTGGATTTTAGGGGGAATGATTCCCTTTGCTCTCTTTTATTCTTTACAGTGGATCATCCCCCAGTTTAGTGACGATTTATCAGCCAATCGATGGGGTTTATTTGCTTATTATGTTATTATTGGAATCTTTTTCAACATTGCTTATACAACAGTCAATTTACCTTATACGGCTTTAACTCCAGAATTGACCCAAGATTATAATGAACGAACTAGCCTCAATAGTTTTCGCTTTTCTTTTTCTATTGGTGGCAGTATTTTATCATTAATTCTCTATATTTTAGTTTCTATTGCTTATCCTGATGATCCTCAAAGACGATTCTTTATTTTAGGATTAAGTTGTTCTATTTTAGGGATTATTGCCCTACTTTGGTGTAGTTTGAGGATACAAGAAAAAGGCAGAGAACCTATTTTAAATTTAACCCAAAAGAAACAATTAGGAGTGGTATTAACGGGAGTGAGTCTTTTAGGAATAATTTATGCAATTTTAAGACTTATTCCTGCTACTTCAACCTTCTTAGGAGGTAGTGGAAATATAGATTATATTAGCTTCTTTTCTATTTTATCCAGTCTATTACTCTTAGGATTTGGCTGTAGTTTACTCTTTGCAGAAGTAGAAAATCATTTAGTTAATCAAGAAGCAAAACAAACGAGACAAGATAACCAAGACCAAATCAATCTTTCTTTTTTTCAACAACTAAAAATAGTCTTTAATAACCGTCCCTTTCTATTTGTTATTGGTATTTATTTATGTTCTTGGTTAGCGGTTCAATTAACTGCATCTATCTTAGTTTATTTTGTGGTTAGTTACATGAACCTAGGGGAAGATACATCCGGTTTAGTGGCGTTAGCGGTGCAAGGAACCGCTTTAATTATGTTATTTTTATGGCAGGCCGTCTGTCAAAAATTAGATAAAAAAATTGTCTATTTTATGGGTACAGGAATTTGGATTATTGCTCAAATTGGACTCTTTTTATTACAACCCGGTCAAGTTACATTGATGTTTATTTTAGCCATTCTGGCCGGATTTGGGGTATCCGTTGCTTATCTCATTCCTTGGTCAATGGTTCCCGATGTCATAGAATTAGATGAATTAGAAACTGGACAACGCAGAGAAGGGGTATTTTATGCCTTTATGGTACTCTTACAAAAGTTTGGGTTAGCGTTAGGATTATTCTTAGTGGGTGTCGTCTTAGAAGCAGCCGGGTTTGTCGAACAAATTCCCGGTGAACCCATTCCTACCCAACCGGAAACTGCCTTATTTGCTATTAGAATTGCCGTGGCTCCCTTACCAGCTATTATCTTAATTATAGGGTTAATCTTGGCTTATTTTTATCCCATTACCCGTGAAGTTCATGCCGAAATTCGTTTGAAATTGAAAGAGAAACATCAAACTGAGAGGGAACAGTTATAA
- a CDS encoding ankyrin repeat domain-containing protein, with product MNLLNSVKDNNLNKIKEILSKTDISQQALNNALFSACYRNNVKAVEMIIKAGANVNYECNLGTPLTEALEEENFEIAKILLEAGAVPSIPIYSEVSLPLMIAAEKGNLEIVKLLIKFGADINQIHQSTGGFALNCAAGAGYEDIFNYLAPLTDPKLRKEAKEILPIGIRERKRQENADPLVVELSDAVVAQNVDEVRRLITLGVDVNDFDEVGCTALFFAVTNNNYSIVRMLLQTGANPNLGDEDANETPLMRAINSEICSLLINAGANVDAKSLDGKSVLIMNLIMFGHQNNLDVIKLLIQAGANVNTKDNNGNTALSLAIEAENTEIIKLLKDAGAKED from the coding sequence ATGAACTTATTAAATTCCGTTAAAGATAACAACTTAAATAAAATAAAAGAAATATTATCGAAAACAGATATAAGCCAACAAGCATTAAATAATGCCTTATTCAGTGCTTGCTACAGAAACAATGTAAAAGCTGTTGAAATGATAATCAAAGCTGGAGCGAATGTTAATTATGAGTGCAATTTAGGGACACCACTTACAGAAGCATTAGAGGAAGAAAATTTTGAAATTGCTAAAATTTTGCTTGAAGCAGGAGCGGTTCCCTCTATTCCTATTTATTCGGAAGTTTCTCTTCCTTTAATGATAGCTGCGGAAAAGGGAAATCTAGAAATAGTTAAACTTTTGATTAAATTTGGAGCAGACATTAATCAAATACACCAAAGCACAGGAGGTTTTGCTTTAAATTGTGCGGCAGGAGCTGGGTATGAAGACATTTTTAATTATCTAGCTCCATTAACTGATCCAAAATTAAGAAAGGAAGCTAAAGAAATACTTCCTATTGGCATTCGTGAACGAAAAAGACAAGAAAATGCAGACCCTCTTGTGGTTGAGTTATCTGATGCAGTTGTTGCTCAAAACGTTGATGAAGTAAGACGACTTATCACTTTAGGGGTTGATGTTAATGACTTTGATGAGGTAGGGTGTACAGCTCTTTTTTTTGCTGTTACTAACAACAATTATTCAATTGTTAGAATGCTTTTACAAACAGGAGCCAACCCTAATCTTGGTGACGAAGATGCAAATGAAACTCCTTTGATGAGAGCAATAAATTCTGAAATTTGTTCTCTTTTGATCAATGCTGGTGCTAATGTTGATGCTAAAAGTTTAGATGGGAAAAGTGTCTTAATAATGAACTTGATTATGTTTGGACATCAAAATAACTTAGATGTCATCAAATTACTAATCCAAGCAGGAGCAAATGTAAATACTAAAGACAATAACGGAAACACAGCTTTATCTTTAGCTATTGAAGCAGAAAACACTGAAATTATAAAACTACTCAAAGACGCTGGAGCCAAGGAAGATTAG
- a CDS encoding MBOAT family O-acyltransferase: MLFNSTIFILGFLPLTLLGFWGLSKFRLTKGATVWLLLSSLFFYSYWNIFSPAGQGQTIQYIFLIILSVVINYSIGTKISSLKQFSNRAKAFLILGIILNLSVIIYYKYANFFLESINYLFSTNLNFDQLILPLGISFYTFTQIAYLVDAYRGELKKENYQLPTYGLFILFFPQLIAGPILRHDELIPQLRSLKNKVFSSKTFSLGLIFFTIGLSKKVIIADTLSPWVSTIFNNTSSLTFVEAWVGAISYTLQLYFDFSGYSDMAIGLGYMFNIVLPINFNSPYKATSISDFWRRWHITLSNFLRDYLYIPLGGSRRGEIRRYANLIITMLLGGLWHGAGWTFVIWGGLHGLYLSINHGWRKLNISLPQWLAWMITFLAVIFGWVMFRAQSLSDGMEMIQAMVGMKGIVLPGEVRGKLGFLTTFGFQLNSWNKFTYLPSFYDSKFLSFVVLFILTLGALKLPNSQEIAHRTKFKKPWAFVLGLLATYCLLSLNRVSEFLYFQF; this comes from the coding sequence ATGTTATTTAATTCTACAATCTTTATTTTAGGGTTTTTACCCTTAACCTTATTAGGTTTTTGGGGGTTAAGTAAGTTTCGTTTAACTAAAGGTGCTACGGTTTGGCTTTTACTTAGTTCTTTATTTTTCTATTCTTACTGGAATATTTTTTCGCCTGCCGGACAAGGACAAACCATTCAATACATTTTTTTAATTATTCTTTCTGTTGTAATTAACTACAGTATAGGAACAAAAATCTCCTCTTTAAAACAGTTTAGTAATCGAGCTAAAGCCTTTTTGATTTTGGGGATTATTCTTAATTTAAGCGTCATTATCTATTATAAATATGCTAACTTTTTCCTAGAATCGATTAATTATTTATTTTCTACTAACCTAAATTTCGATCAATTAATTCTTCCTTTGGGTATTTCGTTTTATACCTTTACCCAAATTGCTTATTTAGTTGATGCTTATCGAGGAGAGTTGAAAAAAGAAAACTACCAGTTACCAACCTATGGTTTATTTATTCTATTCTTTCCACAATTAATTGCAGGGCCGATTCTTCGCCATGATGAATTAATACCACAACTTCGTTCTTTGAAAAATAAAGTTTTTTCTTCTAAAACCTTTTCGTTAGGATTAATTTTTTTCACTATTGGACTCTCTAAAAAAGTCATTATTGCTGACACTTTATCCCCTTGGGTATCTACCATATTTAATAATACAAGCTCTTTAACATTCGTCGAAGCTTGGGTAGGTGCCATTAGTTATACCCTACAATTATATTTTGATTTTTCAGGTTATTCTGATATGGCCATTGGGTTAGGTTATATGTTTAATATTGTCTTACCTATTAACTTCAATTCCCCTTATAAAGCGACATCAATTAGTGATTTCTGGAGGCGTTGGCATATTACCTTATCTAACTTTTTAAGAGATTATTTATATATTCCCTTGGGAGGAAGTCGTCGCGGTGAAATTCGACGATATGCTAATCTAATCATAACTATGTTATTGGGAGGATTATGGCATGGCGCTGGATGGACATTTGTTATTTGGGGAGGGTTGCACGGTTTGTATTTATCTATTAATCATGGTTGGCGAAAATTAAATATTTCTTTGCCGCAATGGTTAGCTTGGATGATAACTTTTTTAGCGGTTATTTTTGGCTGGGTAATGTTTCGCGCTCAAAGTTTATCGGATGGAATGGAAATGATTCAAGCGATGGTAGGGATGAAAGGAATTGTTTTACCAGGAGAAGTCCGAGGAAAGTTAGGCTTTTTAACTACGTTTGGATTTCAATTGAACTCTTGGAATAAGTTTACTTATTTACCAAGTTTTTATGATAGTAAATTCTTAAGTTTTGTAGTTTTATTTATATTAACATTAGGAGCTTTGAAATTACCCAATAGTCAAGAAATCGCTCACAGAACTAAGTTTAAAAAACCTTGGGCTTTTGTCTTGGGTTTATTGGCAACCTATTGTTTATTGTCTTTAAATCGTGTTTCTGAATTCCTTTATTTTCAATTTTAA
- the hpnH gene encoding adenosyl-hopene transferase HpnH, whose amino-acid sequence MAVQLKQALTVGTYIISQRLKGRQRFPLVLMLEPLFRCNLACSGCGKIQHPTDILARNLTPEQCFKAVEECGAPVVSIPGGEPLLHPQIDEIVKGLVERKKFVYLCTNAILLEKSLHKFEPSPYFCFSVHLDGLREHHDKCVDRKGVFDKAITGIKAAKAKGFRVTTNTTVFEDADPKEMQEFFDFLETLGTDGMMISPGYSYEWAPNQDNFLKREQTKKLFREILMPWKLGQKKWNFNHNPLFLDFLLGEKDYECTPWGSPSYSVLGWQKPCYLLNEGHYQTFNELMENTQWENYGRASGNPKCADCMVHCGYEPTAAVDAMNPANMGRALGSVISA is encoded by the coding sequence ATGGCCGTTCAATTAAAACAAGCCCTAACTGTAGGGACTTATATAATCAGTCAACGGTTAAAGGGTCGTCAACGCTTTCCGTTGGTGTTGATGTTAGAACCTTTATTTCGTTGTAATTTAGCTTGTTCTGGATGCGGAAAAATCCAACATCCCACGGATATTTTAGCCCGTAACCTCACCCCCGAACAATGTTTTAAAGCAGTCGAAGAATGCGGCGCGCCGGTGGTGTCTATTCCGGGTGGTGAACCTTTACTCCATCCTCAAATTGATGAGATTGTTAAAGGGTTGGTGGAACGGAAAAAATTTGTTTATCTTTGTACCAATGCCATTCTTTTAGAAAAGAGTTTACATAAGTTTGAACCGTCGCCTTATTTTTGCTTCAGTGTGCATTTAGATGGGTTACGGGAACATCATGATAAATGTGTCGATCGCAAAGGGGTATTCGATAAGGCGATCACAGGGATCAAGGCAGCTAAGGCTAAAGGTTTCCGAGTCACCACCAATACCACAGTGTTTGAAGATGCAGATCCCAAGGAAATGCAAGAATTTTTTGATTTCCTCGAAACGTTGGGAACCGATGGCATGATGATCTCCCCTGGATACAGTTACGAGTGGGCCCCAAATCAAGATAATTTCTTAAAACGGGAACAAACGAAGAAGTTATTCCGAGAAATTTTGATGCCTTGGAAGTTAGGCCAGAAAAAATGGAATTTTAACCATAATCCTCTCTTTTTAGACTTTCTGCTAGGAGAAAAAGATTATGAATGTACCCCCTGGGGAAGTCCGAGTTACAGCGTGTTAGGGTGGCAAAAACCCTGTTATCTCCTCAATGAAGGTCATTATCAAACCTTTAACGAGTTAATGGAAAACACCCAATGGGAAAATTACGGCCGCGCCAGTGGTAATCCTAAATGTGCTGATTGTATGGTACATTGCGGTTACGAACCCACTGCAGCCGTTGATGCCATGAACCCTGCAAACATGGGACGGGCTTTAGGTAGTGTCATTAGTGCTTAA
- a CDS encoding tyrosine-type recombinase/integrase, whose protein sequence is MLNTLLTPHLWKPKISLLEEFLQVLPLQYRTIVALAYFTTSRVEDILSLQKQDITSEMIIIEDSTLRKTKQVPIITKLRPYLTVYLNGYETQSSDFLFSDKLGKPLKTSQVFKILKMVANKINLPDMYLSVLR, encoded by the coding sequence ATGCTGAATACCCTGCTAACTCCTCACTTGTGGAAACCCAAAATTTCTCTCTTAGAAGAATTTTTACAGGTTTTACCCCTTCAATATCGAACCATTGTCGCCTTAGCTTACTTTACGACTTCTAGAGTAGAAGATATTTTATCCTTACAAAAACAGGACATCACTTCTGAAATGATTATTATTGAGGACTCAACCTTACGAAAGACGAAACAAGTTCCCATTATTACTAAATTACGACCCTATTTAACCGTATATCTTAACGGATATGAAACTCAATCATCAGACTTTTTATTTAGTGATAAATTAGGGAAACCCTTAAAAACGTCTCAAGTGTTCAAAATTTTGAAGATGGTGGCAAATAAGATCAATCTTCCTGATATGTATTTATCTGTTCTTCGCTAA
- the radC gene encoding RadC family protein, producing MTYHLRIADIPSSERPRERLMAVGAKNLATAELLAILLGTGQGKGKLSAVGLGHHILQELSKHRRDPLDILRDISPHELMSIDGIGPAKATTIIAAVELGKRTFQVRPLERVTIDSPEAAVAALSHDLMWERREHFAAVFLDSKYRLLGTKVITIGTATETLVDPAEIFRETLKQGANALIVAHNHPSGNVEPSQQDLDLTEQLLKGMQLIRIPLIDHLILGEGNHCSLHRATDLWQRYPQE from the coding sequence ATGACCTATCATTTAAGAATTGCCGATATTCCTTCGAGTGAACGACCCCGTGAACGTTTAATGGCGGTAGGGGCAAAAAATCTAGCCACTGCTGAACTCTTAGCCATTTTACTGGGAACAGGACAAGGAAAAGGTAAACTCTCTGCTGTCGGGTTAGGCCATCATATTCTACAGGAATTAAGCAAACATCGTCGTGATCCCCTCGATATTTTACGGGATATTAGTCCCCATGAATTAATGAGTATTGATGGTATTGGACCGGCCAAAGCGACAACCATTATTGCTGCAGTAGAATTAGGAAAACGAACCTTTCAGGTGCGTCCCCTCGAACGAGTGACCATTGATAGTCCTGAAGCTGCTGTAGCTGCCTTGAGTCACGACTTGATGTGGGAGAGACGAGAGCATTTTGCTGCTGTATTTTTAGACAGCAAATACCGACTCTTAGGAACCAAAGTGATCACCATTGGAACCGCTACAGAAACCTTGGTTGATCCAGCTGAAATTTTTCGAGAAACCCTCAAACAAGGGGCAAACGCTTTAATTGTGGCCCATAATCATCCCTCTGGCAATGTTGAACCGTCACAACAAGATTTAGATTTAACGGAACAATTATTAAAAGGAATGCAACTCATTCGTATTCCTCTGATTGATCATCTTATCTTAGGAGAAGGTAATCATTGCAGTTTGCACAGGGCAACAGATTTATGGCAACGTTATCCTCAAGAATGA
- a CDS encoding metallothionein yields the protein MTSATVTQMKCACPSCNCIVSISDAVQKEGKYYCGDACANGHPNGSGCSHHGCECHA from the coding sequence ATGACATCAGCCACTGTAACTCAAATGAAATGCGCTTGTCCTTCTTGTAATTGTATTGTTTCGATTAGCGATGCTGTCCAAAAAGAAGGCAAATATTATTGCGGTGATGCTTGTGCGAATGGACATCCCAACGGTTCAGGATGTTCTCATCATGGGTGTGAATGTCACGCATAG
- a CDS encoding cation:proton antiporter has translation MNALTIIWIALPLFIGFNIYLLPSICRYLALGVAIISLGYSLTIFSLSLPLDLQLLDNFGVILLIDNLSGFFILTNALVTLGVILYCWHSDKTNFFYTQVIILHGSVNAAFICADFISLYVALEVISIAAFLLITYPRSDRSIWVGLRYLFVSNVAMLFYLVGTVLVYKAHHSFGFEGLRGSPPEAVALIFLGLLAKGGIFVSGLWLPLTHSESDSPVSAMLSGVVVKAAIYPLVRCTLMVPEVDPIIRIFGVGTALLGVSYAIFEQDTKRMLAFSTVSQLGFILAAPEVGGFYALTHGLVKSSLFLMAGILPSRNLKVLQDQPMKTAIWIPLVMASFSISGFPLLSGFGAKVLTMKNLLPWQVIGMNIAALGTATTFAKFIFLPHEKSGGSKAKSGFFPAIGLLLGGLLIANGVYYQAYTFVNIIKPLITIFLGWFTYILIVQRMVIKLPRIAEQFEHLIGGMSLMLIFLFWVILGNQTSIS, from the coding sequence ATGAATGCTTTAACAATTATCTGGATAGCGTTACCCTTATTTATTGGATTTAACATTTATTTATTGCCCTCAATCTGTCGTTATCTGGCTTTAGGAGTTGCTATTATTTCCCTAGGGTACAGCTTGACAATATTCAGTTTATCTTTACCTTTAGATTTACAATTGTTAGATAATTTCGGGGTAATTTTATTAATTGATAACTTAAGTGGTTTTTTTATTTTAACGAATGCCTTAGTTACCTTGGGAGTTATTCTTTATTGCTGGCATAGTGATAAAACTAACTTTTTTTATACCCAGGTTATTATTTTACATGGAAGTGTTAATGCTGCTTTTATTTGTGCTGATTTTATCAGTTTATATGTAGCTTTAGAAGTTATTAGTATTGCTGCCTTTTTACTCATTACTTATCCAAGAAGCGATCGCTCAATATGGGTAGGGTTACGTTATCTCTTTGTCAGTAATGTGGCCATGTTATTTTATCTGGTAGGCACAGTTTTAGTCTATAAGGCACATCATTCTTTTGGCTTTGAAGGGTTAAGAGGATCACCACCAGAAGCAGTTGCCCTTATCTTTTTAGGACTGTTAGCAAAAGGTGGGATTTTTGTTTCAGGGTTATGGTTACCTTTGACCCATTCTGAATCGGATAGTCCTGTTTCTGCTATGTTATCAGGGGTTGTGGTTAAAGCGGCAATTTACCCCTTAGTTCGTTGTACGTTAATGGTTCCTGAAGTTGATCCGATTATTCGTATTTTTGGAGTAGGAACGGCATTATTAGGGGTGAGTTATGCTATTTTTGAACAAGACACAAAACGGATGTTAGCCTTTTCCACAGTTTCCCAATTAGGCTTTATTTTAGCAGCCCCAGAAGTGGGTGGATTTTATGCTTTAACTCATGGTTTGGTTAAGTCATCTTTATTTTTGATGGCAGGAATTTTACCAAGTCGTAACCTCAAAGTATTACAAGATCAACCGATGAAAACTGCTATTTGGATACCTTTGGTTATGGCCAGTTTTTCAATTTCGGGATTTCCTTTATTATCAGGGTTTGGGGCGAAGGTTTTGACCATGAAAAATTTATTGCCTTGGCAAGTCATTGGAATGAATATTGCTGCCCTAGGGACAGCCACCACCTTTGCTAAGTTTATCTTTTTACCCCACGAAAAAAGCGGAGGAAGTAAAGCAAAATCTGGATTTTTTCCAGCTATTGGTTTATTACTAGGTGGCTTATTAATTGCAAACGGTGTTTATTATCAAGCCTATACTTTTGTCAATATTATCAAACCTTTAATTACCATCTTTTTAGGCTGGTTTACTTATATTTTAATAGTTCAACGAATGGTAATTAAACTACCTCGTATCGCTGAACAATTTGAGCATTTAATTGGAGGGATGAGTTTAATGTTAATTTTTCTGTTTTGGGTTATCTTAGGAAATCAAACCTCAATATCCTAG
- the rsmA gene encoding 16S rRNA (adenine(1518)-N(6)/adenine(1519)-N(6))-dimethyltransferase RsmA, which produces MPQPRKRFAQHWLRSETALEQIIQAANLKKSDRLLEIGPGTGILTRRLLPLVQSLIAVELDWDLCKKLVKSLGDEDNFLLLQGDILKLDIATEAQQFPKFLPINKVVANIPYNITSPILDKLLGRISSPKQPSYDLIVLLIQKEVAQRIIAYPGSKNYGALSIKMQYLADCNYICDVPKKSFYPPPKVDSAVITFRPRSLLNSATNPKYLETLINLGFSSRRKMLRNNLQSLIDRDLLTEFLTEIDLNEQVRAENLDLNQWIALSNYFSQ; this is translated from the coding sequence ATGCCCCAACCCCGTAAACGGTTTGCTCAACATTGGTTACGCAGTGAAACGGCACTAGAACAAATTATACAGGCTGCGAACCTCAAAAAAAGCGATCGCCTTTTAGAAATTGGACCAGGAACCGGTATTTTAACCCGTCGTCTCTTACCTTTAGTTCAGTCTCTCATTGCGGTAGAATTAGATTGGGATCTCTGTAAAAAATTAGTCAAAAGTTTAGGGGATGAAGATAATTTTTTACTGTTACAAGGGGATATTTTAAAATTAGATATTGCCACAGAAGCCCAACAGTTTCCTAAGTTTTTACCCATTAATAAAGTGGTTGCAAATATTCCCTACAATATTACCAGTCCAATTTTAGATAAACTATTAGGTCGCATTTCTTCACCTAAACAACCCTCTTACGACCTCATCGTTTTATTAATTCAAAAAGAGGTAGCACAGAGAATTATTGCTTATCCTGGTAGTAAAAATTATGGTGCATTATCCATCAAAATGCAATATTTAGCTGATTGTAATTATATTTGTGATGTGCCGAAAAAATCCTTTTATCCTCCCCCAAAAGTAGATTCTGCGGTTATTACGTTTCGTCCTCGTTCTTTGCTTAATTCTGCTACTAATCCTAAATATTTAGAAACCTTAATTAATTTAGGGTTTTCTAGTCGTCGTAAAATGTTACGCAATAACCTACAAAGTTTAATTGATCGGGATCTTTTGACAGAATTTTTAACAGAAATTGATCTAAATGAACAAGTACGGGCTGAAAACCTTGATCTCAATCAATGGATCGCATTAAGTAATTATTTTTCTCAATAA